The Rosa rugosa chromosome 1, drRosRugo1.1, whole genome shotgun sequence genomic sequence ACACAGCGGTGTTGTCTCGCAGAAATTGTGTGAGTTCTGCCGCTATCTCGGGGGAGAGTTGGGCGCCGATgtggactgtccgctcagggtgctcgtcagaGATGCTGATGACCTGTAgagatgtttctgggttgacgtGTTCCTTTTTTACATACTTCTTCGCGTCGTCTCTGTGGTCGTTAATCCTATCTGTCAGCGGCAGATGATTTCCTACCCTTAGGATTTCATGACGGCGCATCGACTGCGTCACCGTTGTTGAGTAGCATTCTCGTGCTAGTTGTTGGCTTCCTTTCACACaacccgtgccgttgggtgtagggaacttcatgagaagtatgtatccggcaatgatgcactttaGCTTGTTGAGTGTCGGTCGGCCAATGATGGCATTGTaagaactgaagcagtcgacaacAATGAACTCGGTGTGTACCTTCGCTGTGCATGGGCTGGCACCGATGGACAAGcacatgtagtcagaaccgagtggttgtgtgacgtcgccgaaGAAACTAAACAGCGGTTCGTGGTCCTGTAGCAGCTTTCTGTTCTGCTGGAGTTGGTTGTAGCAGCTATTGAAGATGATATTGACAGCAGATCCGTTGTAAACGAGGATCCTCCCTGCTGACCACTTGTCGAGtatggcgtcgatcaagaatggataGTCGTGGGGGAGATGTACTCCGCGTTCCTCTTCCTTGGAGAAGGATATGGGCTCCCACCCAAATCTTGGTAGCTTAGCGGATCTTTCATAGCTAATGTTGCAAACTTTTTTGGGGTGGTTGGCGCGCGTATAGCGCTTCTTTtccctgtgagacatgttgtTGATGGGAGCGCTGCCgtcaatggtgttgatgcggcgcATGGGCTCGATATTGGCGGCGACTACTGGCGGTGGTTGTCACACCTTGAACTGATCCAGCTTGCCATCTCGATACATGGTCTCCATTGTTGTTTTAAGGGCGTTGCAactgttggtgttgtgaccgttgtcttcgtggtatttgcaccacttgccggtgttccttgGTTTTCCCACTCCCgggtattttcttgggggtggcggtgggatttTGTCCTTTCACTGATCGTATATCTCTTCATATGAAGCTGTAAGGACTGTGAACACTACGTACCCTGGGAGGATTCCGCCTGCTTGTTACAGTTGTCACCGTGGAACGAGCGATTCGCCTTGTTGTGGTATTCTTGATCCTTTTGCCGCTTTCCCTGGTAGTTGTTCTGCTGCCATTCTTTCTTTTTGCAATTGGGGTGTGGCGGgagtcttgttagcggtttcctgttGGCTGGAGGAAGGCTGAGTTGACTTGGCGGCATTTGTGGAGGTGATGGTGCCTTtccgtatgtgatgaattctgcctaCGCGTGGAGGACGGCCtcgctcatgacgtggtcatacgcggCGTTTGGATAATTGTAGTTGAAGtctgccattgttttgtcaagGTCGCAGCACTAGGATGGCGCCGCTctccaccttgtgacgaatgccttcaatGTTTCTTCTGCGGCTTGCTTGACGTTGAACATCTGgcttgtgttatgatgtcctGCGGCCAAGAGGATAAACCGCGATAAGAAGGCGTtcgatagtgcatggaatgagtcgatggatctgGGTGGGAGTTCGAAGAACCAGCTTATTGCCTCACTATCCAACGTCTCGCTGAACAGatggcagagggtggcgtcatcgaatctCTTgtggtgtccatatggacgaaagGATCAATGAGGCCACTGTACTGTGCCATTTTTGCCCTTTTTGCATGTGCTGGTCTGCCGGCTTGCAAGATTCTGGCAGTAAACGGTTCTGGTCTTGACGCAAAGAGTAGGTTTTggattggcgctggggcgcctgcctcGGCCCGAATCAGTCTTTGTTCCAGTTGTTATACGTTGCATTCTTTCCAGGATTAGGGTGGTTGCGTCGCCAACGGGTCCTGCCTGGAGGTTTCGCTGTGCCAACTCCCACCTGGGGGCAGGTGGGTTTCCCTCAGTTCTTACTCTGGTTGCGTTGCAGTTGGTGCGCGGTTGTGATTCCACCTCCTGTTCTATCATTAAACGTGGTGGAGGTGGAGGACCCATTCCTACCAGCtcgggtgggttcagcggtgCTTGCATCTGTATGGTTGGTGCTGGTATCAATCTTCCGCCTCTGGTCGACTACACCTGGTACTTTGTGATTGTTCGCTTTGCACTGGGTTAGCGTTCGCCTCCAGCGCCTTCTTTAGTTTGTCGAATtttgacatcagcgtggccacctgTTTCTGAGCTTCGGCCTTTTCCTTGCGTTCCTGCTCACGCTCCCTatttgccttgtggaggtctgccagtgccagtaCATACTTAGCGGAAAGGTCTTGGCCTGGTGGTTGGCGGCTACCACTCGGGCGAGCCTCAGCTGTGATTTGAGTTCGTGGgatctggggggggggggggggggggggtatcCTGGGGCTCTATGCTGGGGTTGACAGGAGTATTGAAGAGTGCGCGGTTAATGTTAGCCGTTGGGTTAACGTTAGTCGCGGGGTTGGTGGGTTAAGGGTTGACGGACTGGTCCGCTTGCTCATCGATGATTTCCTCGCTatcgttagtcatggtgattgttgtgATGGGGTGACCTTTtgctcaaggattcccacagacggcgccaatgttaatgtctgagattcagcggtagctaaatctGGGTTAACACTGGCCCGCGAGGTGGATCGCTACTTCTGTTGCTCTTGCTGTttccgctatctgtcaaataaaatacacaAGGCATtaaagggagaccgcggttggcggtcttctctactccaatgcctaagttagtcaatgtatttacgTTGATAGAATAACGCTAGTAAGAAGTAAATGAGtatttaatgaggagagaggagtggaccttttataggtgaggaagagactGATCTCGTCCTtgctttcgatgtgggactgatatgcttctaTTCCCAGCTTTTGATACTTCAACGAGGTGATATTGGCGTGGCGCGTGGCAGCGCGTCAGCGGCGATCTTGGGCTGAGTTGAAGCTCAGGCGATAGCCTGTCTGGtagtgtttccgtaggtcacacccttAATAGCTGTTGTCACTACTGGCGAtggcatgagcgtggctcattatagctaattatgctttaggcaaatgctcatgtaagtacatggagaatgccaacgtagagaaaattggcctaaatagaaagaagcgatccaggttgaattggattcactaacaaagagtaAGGATTTCGAGCCTGAAATGCcgacacctcctaacataaaacctattgacataaataggtcttcgttagaaagcatgatgagaaaaaaaGAGATTATAGACTCGCCtcatggcgcaaggtttctcacaatgcCCTGGAATGAACtatgaggagacatattctcccctaatggatgtcattgcactccactaccttttcagtttggtagttttaaaataattaaacatgcagcttacgaatgtggtcattacgtatctttatgggcaTCTAGATAcgaaaatatacatgaaggtccctGATGGACTtgatttacccaaatcaagtggctctagaccacagagcgcgtttgcaatgagaaGTATCAGATTTGCAATTGCCGCGGCTTATGTTgatgaacataattggaacccttgatgagttaaggaaaaccgctgaatacctgaaatccgagtttgagatgaaggaccttgagagaacacggttttgtcttgGTTTAAAACTTGAAAACCGTGTCAatggatgcttaggcattttgataaagtcaataagcactcccatggtcgtccgttgTCTTGACCCTAAGAGAGATCCGCTtcatcccagggatgatgatgAAAACGTATTAatggcagaagtgccctacctaagtgcaatggcgcattattgtacttaataCAATATAAGACTGGACACCTTatttgttgtgaacttgttggctagatgtagcctTGCGCCAACGAAActccattggattggtgtacagacaatctttcgatacctaaaaggtaCGATaaatatgggcttgttctatccatatagaaagaaaagaatagACGACAAGATGGAATCAGAATCCATAAGCCCAAGAGCCGTCGTCACCATCGTCGTACACTGCTACGCAGCCTGTGTTCGCGCTACCACCAAGGGTGGTCGGCgtcctccctccctccatcacAACGATGGTGAcattttgatgggatttgctgatgcagggtttctctctgaccctcacataggtcgttcccaaacaagttatgtctttaccatgggaagcaccgcgatatcttagatggtctacaaagcagacctttgtcgctacttcttcgaatcatgcagagattattgctcttcatgaagcagTTCATGTATGCAAATGGTTGAGGTCCATAGTTGCAAATATTTGaagaacttgtggtttgaagtctaccatatatgaacctacatgtatttatgaggataatgtagcttgcattgaacaaatgaagttaggtttcatcaagggcgataataccaagcatatatcgtctaagttcttttataatcagcaacaacaagcacttctaaagatcgaagtgaatcaaattcgattagatgataatgtagcggacttatttactaagtcgttacctaaattcGATTAGatgataatgtagcggacttatttactaagtcgttacctaaatccacctttgaGAAACATATGAAAAGCATCAGATtgagaaggttatccgaactcccatgattgtagcaatcagggggaggtatgatgtctacatgttttgatctcgaagagtgaatgacgtgttgtactctttttctcctcctcgaggttgtttttgtcccacaagatttttattactcgagcaaggtttttaacgagacaaCGTTTGAagtgtcatcaccaagtttgagcggcacaagggagagtgttgaaggatattgactttagtgtgccttgtcaaactaggattagttctatagttgtaatggAGAGAATTCCTACTTCAAattagaataggaatccttgtactctaagaaattgtactttgtaatccctatatatagggctcctattatcaataaatagatacaacaattctctctacaatcttcTCTCGAATCTCTTATTCTAAAACATTATTGATTCATACGATTACAATCGTAAATATGAGGGCATTTAGAACAAACTCTGGAGCAGTTTTGAACCATTCCTCATGAACAGGGAAGTACACAATTAATCTCTTGATTTTCTAAAAGAAAaacatcctttttttttaacCATTTTCTTGATAAGTACAAAAACTGactattgagggtcaataaatTATTTATTAACATTTGTTAAAGGATCTAAAAAGTTTTTATTGCAAGTCAGTATGTTACACATATTGTCATGAGTTTGTTAGAACATATTGATTAAAGAGTTTGAAATTAATTATAGAAAAACCATTTAGGATGGtaaagagagaaggaagatGGATGAATCAAGCATCTGACTTATGATGATGTGGAAAACTTGATATTATAATAATTAGTTACAAACCTGAAACCACACAGCTGGTGCActtcagacccaaaaaaaaaaaaaaaagatacacaGCTGGTGCACTTGTATTACTCCCTAATATCCAGTCGTTATGTTAGACATATTGTCACGAGTTTGTTAGAACATATTGATTAAAGCTCTCATATATAAAGATCGATTAATGCTTTCATATATAAAGCTAGCCAGATTACCATTTTTTTCTAAGCTTTGTAATCATACTCTTATATTGGATATATGTCTTTCTTTTGTCTCTTCTTCTGCAATTCTCACTCTGTAATCTGTATTACTTCTTTTGTTCTCTAAATTCAGGTACCATGCTTACCAATTTGTGTGTCAAATAAAGATGAAATGCAATTTAGACACAAATTCATAAAGACTAATACTGTTCATGCATGCGCAATTCTCTCATCCTCAAAAAAACCAAACTTCATATTGTTTCAAAAATATATGTACACCTCTACTAAGCAATCAATTTTTGTGCGTTGCAGGGGCCATGGTGGCagattattttttataaaatacAGATTAACTATGAACTAATTATAACATTGAGGTAATAGATTTCTAGCTACATGGTTTGACAAGGTAAGGTAAGGATAGAAAGCCCATGAAAATCAATGTATGAGAGTAAATTACTGTTCTGTCATATTAGGATTAGGTTAAAAACCGGCCCCAGATAGAATGTATATATACTTGGATGTTAACTCGAAGTCCTTTCCCAGTACAAGGTGGATTATAtattgagaaaagaaaagaaagaaaagaaaacaagaacatGTTCATGTGATGTTGGACTGGCTTGTGGATTAATATTATGGCCGGTTTTATCCCGCCAGAAAACAAAACTTTCCTGTTTTAATGGAGAATCGTAAACCAAATACAAAATCTATTTGATGTTATGAGAATTTCTAAAGACTTATCTGTGTTCTTGGTTGCGGCCTATCGATTGGACCTTCTCTACTACTGGACAGATATAAAGGTTCATGACAATCTGGACAAATATAAAGGTTCATGACAATGCCAAAATATATAAAGTTAAACAAACAGATTGATAAACAAATAAATGTTAATCTTTTCACTTTGGTTTGATCCATTGAATCGATACTTGATCACGAATCTACTTAAGATATTCAATTCTCTATGTTAAGTTGACCAGTTATCAATGCAAACGTCAACAGATCTGACAATACTATGTTTTGATTAACATGTTTCATTTCCTGTTGGTTTCACGTAAATTTAAACCAATACTTAGTCTTTGACTCTTTTaaatcatttttcattttctctctttaatttgcgaccaaacaacaaaataatgcaTCATTAAGGTGTCATATAAAACCAACCTAATAATTCTTGACCCGAACACTGAACTCTTCGTGTGTATTTGTAATTTTGTATTGTCTATGAAATATCCAGCCGCCAGCCTTTTGCATTTGCTGAGCTTACTTAAAGATCAAATTAGTGGAGTATGAACACCCCAAGTATATCAAACTTGAATTTGACGTGCTAATTCTGCAAAGCCTACGCACCAACTTGATATTCAAAGGCTCATTATAATAATGCATATGGTATTATCTTCTTGATATGCTTAGTCAGGAGATTAACCTCTTTATCGAGATGAAACATTGTTTGTATTAGATTAAACGCCACCAGCTATATGTAGAAGTTTCCTAGCGAGTAGTATAATTGCTTATGGTAATAACCAAAGATTAACAACAACAGGTAAATAGTGAGAAGGCGGCCGGCAGATAGAAACACGTTCTATATATAAAGTATAAACAATGAAAAACTCCTGCAAAATTCCAATTCTAAAGAAATATATCTTAATTGGTCGACTTGGCTACGGATTTAAATATAAGCGACGTTGTTTATGATGGTTAGATTTTGTTGGTTTCAGAAATGCTAGGTATATGCACGCACATGGAATTCATCAGCTACTTAATTGACCAACTCAGCAAGTAACCGAAAAacggaaaaataaaaaagaagaagaagaagaagcagacagCTATAAACAATGAAATGAATTGGTCTGGATTTAAAAATGAAACCAATTAATTACCTGTGGTCTTCCGTCTTCGTAGCCTGTTTTTCAAATATCTAAATCTTTGGTAATCTGTTTTTAGTGTTGTCTTGTAGGAAGAGATTGCTTAATCAGTCCTAAATGGGTTTGCTAATCTTATTTCTATTCAAACTAAAGAACGGCTAATTccaactagctagctagggtcGTGATTTTGAACACCGTATATGCATGTATAACACGCGTAACTTGAGTTTACACTAAGTTAGTTACTTAGATTGACCAGTATTTCACACGAACTCGTAAATAACATTGACCATTTACCCCAAGTACGTACAATATATGATTAGTACGGTCAGTTCAAAATTTACTGGTTAATTTTATTGAGGTTTTTAAATAACAAAATTGATGTAAGTCGACGTCGAGAACATGATACGGATTTGGAAATACATTATTTTAGTGTCAACTTATGAAACACGATGAATTAAAGTAAGAGTAATGTGTTAGAATTTGATCGACATTGAATGGAAAGGATAAACATGCACCACCATGATAGGTACAAGTTGCAATTACCATCCCTAATCTTCATCTATAAACAAAGGTCTTTTGGTGATTGTGAATTGGATTTGTCAAGTAAAACAAAACTTAATACTATAAACATTATCGATACGACATATATGGTCAATCAATCAATTGCAATACAGGCAACAACTGCGAGGAAACCACCACACAAAGGCAATGACATAGACTAAATTCCAAAGTCCTTATTCAACGGTCTCAATTAAGAAAAATTTATAGAATTAATTGTAACTTTATATTGAAAGGAGGCAACTCCCTCTCGTTTTGCTTCATATATAAATTACAAGCATGGGCTGTCAACTCTGTCACATACACATCGATCACACAgcatctcttttcttctttctctgtttCACAGACGCAAATGAACATGGAAATCTCCTTCCAAATCATCAATCCTAAGCTAGCAACTATGGTTCCAATGCCATCTAACCAGAAAGCCTATATTTCATGCAGAGCTCATGATGGGTTCGCCATGCACAAAAAGAACAAGGCCAGCAACTTTTATGAGCTGCTTTCACTTGGTTCTGAGAATAACAATAAGGTAGGCTTGCATGAGATAAAGAAAGCCTACAGAAACATGGCCCTTCAGTTCCACCCTGATGTTGTCCCTCCCTCTGCAAAAGAGGAGTCTACAAGACGATTCATCGAGCTTCAAAAGGCATATGAAACCCTTTCAGACCCGGTTTCGCGTCAAATATACGATTACCAGTTGTGTTTGGGGAGCTCATCGGTAGGGTTGGGAGTGGAGGGATTATGTATGGATCAGGTGAAGAGATCCGTGTTCAGCAAGGAGGTGTGGGAAGAACAACTTCGGGGATTGCATAATAAGTCTCAAACTCGATCGGGGAGGAAAAGCTACAGGCCGATGTAGATTTTATTTCATTGTTTTATGAGATTCTTTGAATATTGTTTCGATTTATAAAGTTGTAATTATTTATGGAAGCTACTATTTTTCATCATTTTTCACAATAATACCGTGGAAAAGTGAAAAGTGATCAAACTAATGACAAGGTAATAAATGCAGAACGTTGTAAACTTAATTAGATATCCACAATCTTAGGTTCAAATGTTCTCATGGCACCAAAAGACACTTGTGTTAACCACTAACTAGATACATGAataatttacttatttgttaAAGAAAAAACGCATTATGTGCtttcgtcaaagtaactgacgaagagggaGTCAAGGAATTGCGATTACAGCTCAATCAacatttactatcattattgtaattgatatttctgtTATAAttctctctctatataaagggactatcaaatgaaatgagtagaccaatttccCATTATACATTTATACGTTATCAGAacgctcagagccaatagccaagaaaaaaaagagaaaaaaatccctagattttttttcttttttccgtcgacaccagaagaaaacaaaaccagaaaaaaaaactcagatCTGTCAAGCCGAGCCATGCCGCGTCTTTCCTGATCAAGCCAAGCCGCACGGCCTAGCTCAGAGCACAAAACCCACCAGATCTGCATCTTTCTCCAAAAAAACATCGCTACACACGCCtacatcaacacgcgcgtgcgctaggatcgttttgtttttttgaaaccaagtatgttctcttttatttatttaatttcatactccagtatatttaattatttataattaGAACTTTTTGAGCATGTTTGGTTAGATAATATTGATCTTTTTAAGCATGCCTTGTTATTTTATATATGTTTTATTATTTGTAAAAATTTGAGCATGCtatattatttatatatttgtgaaatttgagcatgtcCTGTAATTTATATAACTTTCTGCTATAATTATTTTTAATGTGAAATTCTAAAGCATGTTTTAGCAACTTTTACTATTGCTCACTGCCCTatataattgtgatttttatatgctatgttttattCATTATTAAACATGCTATGGTTATTCCTTATTTAGTATGCTATATATAAATTGagttttgccatgataatgaaaattcatgcgcattataaatacataattaccgtgataaaacattttcacatagcattgaaagaaaaaaaatgtgaccattacgaatcttggtcttgaaatctaatttatattcttggaaaataattcatgtggctgtctttatgactgcgtaatttatatatcttctctcttgtttatgtagatggctgatccaattagacctgaatttgacattttggactcagaaggattTGActaccatcgttgggtttctgatgtggaaaccacctttgtggcaaaagactacaccgCCACCATCACCGACCCCAAAGACGATGTACCGTctaacaaggtgaaagcaagtgccttaatgtttctaaggcgacatattgatcatagcctacgctgggagtaccttcagttgaagacacccaaagaatcGTGGGATgaccttaagggacgttttgggaacattcatgacactttgctccTAAAACTGACCattcagtggaatgaaatccgcttgcttgactacaaaagggtcaatgacttcaacaaggacatgttgcatttctgtggaagggaactcacagaagatgatatgatccagaagacaTTTTTCACTTTTTCTACTTCAGCACTTATACTCGAACCAGTATAGGCTATGACAataaaagaatcacaaccttcaataagctgatcaacctactgcaagttgctgagaggcataatgaggttcttttgaacaacaatgccaggcccgttgggacaaagaaaattcccgaggctaattgtggcaaagtgaaaggtggaaagaaccccaatgcaaagggggttggacgtgctgatccctacccaggtggcaacaatgcaccacgtggaaagggaTATGGGGGTCGTGGTATGGGTCATagaggccctcccaatgtatggcgcagagatggtggtgctggccctagtggtcagggaaacaaggtgcaaaaggcacctaagaacccttcagtcaaaaaggaaagagttggcaatgaaccatgctataggtgtggagttattgggcattggtacaagaactgccaagcaagcaacagagtagcagccacttacaagaggtatagggagtctaaagaacaagaggctcactatatggaagaagaaggccatgacccagacgtcaactttacaattgcagacttcaatggcaacaagAAACTTGCTCAGTTAATGGATGCTCTagattttgactgatctgctttattttattttccaaagacagctgtgaaggcataatgcctcattttaaaatagactattgcttggtcttaaagtttatttcaataatggtttgatgaattagatttctgaacaagaccttgatttgattatcgttggcttattaataaattttggattttattctgaagcattgaatttattcgattttatttactacacatatttacatggttcaaaatagcactataaagatgtaaagcaatacatctagagaaaaaaattattagaatggaaagattatcattctacctaaaatagaaatactctaaagaatatgagatatatttttcaaattaaGTAATAATACTTCCTATTTACTTGTAGGAATGAATCgaggagaacttgagtgcttagttgatagtgggactatccacaccatattaaggaataggcaattattcattgaattaatagcctataattcctctgtgactacgatgattggatcatcacaagtaataaaaaggcgaggaactgccaaatttttgctgcCTAACGGCACAATGTTTAAAGTCACAGAcgatctgtatgcaccaagagctaatcgaaccttgttaagtttcaaaatatccgtgccaacggttatcatgtagaaacacaATGTGAGAATGGAACCGAATACCTTTATagtacctctaatgaatgtggaaggaaatgcattttagagaaactaatgagtcaatctagtggactgtacctcattACTGTTCGAATtattgaatcctatgctgtcaccaacaatgaaatgtgggacactgactcatacagtctttggcatgaccgcctagggcacccggGTCATGACATAATGATCCATATTTTAAAAaactcacacggacatcccttctttcaagtgaaaaataaaatgggacaaaaatcctccacactgcaaggtgtcgatCCTAGTACTGGTCAAATGCAaccattgccttctgaagtacaagaagcactacctccctcccattatgcatcattgactatttcaaaggcatatcactcgttttgcaaagcctgctctttagcaaaaacaggatcgagaccttcctatgttaaagatacaaaacaaaacattccattcttacaaaggatacaaggagatatatgtggacctatccatccagaatgcggaccattcaagtactttatggttctggtggatgcttcgacacgctggtcacatatCGCTTTATTGTCCATAAGAAATGCTGTATTTgaaaaactcctagcacagattatacgtttaagggctcaccaccctaaTGACCacatcaagtctataaggcttgataacgctggagagtttacatcaaaagcatttgatgattattgcatgtctattgagatcgatgtagagcatcttgtaccccatgtgcataacAAAATGGTCttgcagaagccaccatcaaaagactacagatggtggctagggcactgGTTATGTGCACCAACCTACCTATATCtgcctggggttatgcaatattgcacgcagctttacttattagtttcagacccactgctaaccaaccattttctgtgtaccagttggtaactggatatgagcctgacatttcacacttacgcatatttagttgtg encodes the following:
- the LOC133726312 gene encoding chaperone protein dnaJ 20, chloroplastic-like, which encodes MNMEISFQIINPKLATMVPMPSNQKAYISCRAHDGFAMHKKNKASNFYELLSLGSENNNKVGLHEIKKAYRNMALQFHPDVVPPSAKEESTRRFIELQKAYETLSDPVSRQIYDYQLCLGSSSVGLGVEGLCMDQVKRSVFSKEVWEEQLRGLHNKSQTRSGRKSYRPM